The following is a genomic window from Gemmatimonas sp..
ATGTCGTCACTCGGCACGATCGCCATCCTCGTCGGCCCGGACTACGAAGACTTGGAGGTCTGGTATCCGAAGCTCCGCCTCGAAGAAGCGGGCTATCACACCCCGCTGATCGGCAACGGGGACGCGTTGTATCACGGCAAGTGGGGCTATCCGGCCACAATGGACGGTCAGGTGGCCGATCTCGATCCGGCAACCCTGTGCGGCGTGGTGGCGCCTGGTGGTTGGGCCCCCGACAAGCTGCGGCGCGATCCGGCGGTCCTGTCGCTCGTGCGGCGCGTGTTCGAACAGGGGGGCATCGTGGGCACCATCTGCCACGGCCCGTGGATTCTCATTTCGGCTGGTATCGTGCGCGGCAAGCGCATGACGTCGTCCTTGGGCATTCGGGACGATCTCACCAACGCCGGCGCCCTCTGGGTCGACGAGCCCGCCGTGGTCGATGGCACCATCGTGAGCGCCCGCGTGCCGAAAGATTTGCCGGACTTCACGCGAGCGATGCTGCGCGCACTCAGCGAACCGCGCTAGGCGGACCGAACCGCGACCGCCACCGGTTCCCGGCGCGCAAGCAGCGTCACCAACTCGGCTTTCGGCTCGAGGATATCGGCCAGCGTCTTCCGATCGAGGACGGCAAAAAACGCGTGCAGCGCCTCATCCAACGTGCCGGCCAACCGACACGCCGACGAGATCGGACACGTGTTGTGCTCGGGATCGAAACACTCCACGAGCGCGAGGTTCTCCTCGGTCTGTTGAATGAGCGTGCCGAGTGCGATATCGCCCGCCGGCTTGCCCAGGCGCACGCCCCCGTGCCGTCCTCGCACCGTTTCCACATAGCCGAACTCAGAAAGTCGATGGACGATTTTCACGAGATGCTCGTACGACATGTTCATGCGTTCGGCAATCTCGTTCACCGTAATGCAGCGCTCGGGTTCGAGACCCAGCAGCAGCAGGCAGCGCAACGCATTGTCGGTGAATCGTGTGAGTCGCATGCAGTGAAAGTGGCCGAATCGAGAAACGGGGATGTCAGGGTTTCCCTCTAAAGCAGCGGGGCTTCTCTGACTTTTTAATCGCATATCGCATCCGAGATTGATCTCCAGCGACACGTCGGCCACCGCAGGCCGCGCGCCGCACCCATTCTCTCCCAATCTCGGGGTTCTCCTATGTCTCTCTCTCGCCGCACGGGTTGGCTCGTGGCGACTGCGACCGTCGCCGCCACCATGGTGTACGGATTTGCGTGTGCGCCGGCCAATCGCCCCGCCGGGGCCGTCGGCAGTGCCGATGCTGCCAACAAGGTATATGTCGCGCCCGGCCAGCACGATGAGTTCTACGCGTTCATGTCCGGTGGGTTCAACGGACAGATCGGCGTGTACGGCCTGCCATCGGGCCGTCTGCTCAAGATCATCCCGGTGTTCTCGCAGTTCCCTGAGAACGGCTGGGGGTACTCGGAAGAGACCAAGCCGATGCTCGAAACGACGTTCGGCAATATCCCGTGGGATGATCTCCACCACACGGCGCTCTCGCAGACGAATGGCGAAGATGACGGCCGTTGGATTTTCGTCAATGCGAACAATACGCCGCGCGTGGCGCGCGTCGATCTGAACACGTTCGAAGCGTCGGAGATTCTGCAGATCCCGAACTCCGGCGGCAACCACGGGTCGCCATTCATTACGTCGAACAGCGAGTACGTGATCGCCTCCACGCGATTCTCCGTACCGATCCCGCAGGCCGACGTACCAATCGCTGACTACAAGAAGGCGTTCAAGGGCACGATCAGCTTCATCGCAGCGAACGAACCGGGCAAGATGGATGTCGCCTTCCAGCTGCTGGTTCCGGGTTACGACTATGACCTCGCGCGCGCCGGCAAGGGCCCGTCGAAGGATTGGGTATTCCTCACGTCGTACAACTCGGAGCAGGCGTACGAGAAGCTCGAGATCAACGCGTCGAAGGCCGACAAGGACTTCATCGCCGCGATCAACTGGAAGAGCCTCGAAGCGTGTGCGAAGAACGGCAAGGCCGAGAACTGGCCGGTCGACTACACGCACAACGTGATGGACGAGTTCTCCCGCGTGGCCCGCTCGGAGACCAAGAAGAGCGTGAAGATGCTCACGCCGCAGTCCTGCCCGAACTCGATCTTCTTCCTGCCCACGCCGAAATCACCGCATGGCGCCGACGTCGATCCCTCGGGCGAGTACATCGTGGCCGGCGGCAAGCTCGCCACCGTGATCCCGGTGCATTCGTTCACCAAACTGCAGCAGGCGATCAAGGACAAGGCGTTCGAAACGGAGATCAGCGGCATCCCCGTGCTCAAGTACGAAGCGATCCTTGCCGGTGAAGTGAAGGATCCGGGCCTCGGCCCGCTGCACACGGAGTTCGACGGCAAGGGCTACGCGTACACCTCGGTCTTCATCTCGTCGGAGATCGTGAAGTGGAAGCTCGGCACGTGGGAAGTCGTGGATCGCACGCCGACATACTACTCGGTGGGCCACCTCATGATTCCCGGTGGCGCCACGACCAAGCCGGCCGGCAAGTATGCGGTCGCGCTGAACAAGATCACGAAGGACCGCTATCTCCCCACCGGACCCGAGCTCACGCAGTCCGCGCAGCTGTACGACATCTCGGGCGAGAAGATGAAGCTGATTCTCGACTTCCCGACGACCGGCGAACCGCACTACGCGAATGCGATTCTCGCGAGCAAGATCGAGAAGCAGCAGAAGAAGTACTACTCGCTCGCCGAGAACCGTCATCCGCAGGTCGCGAAGGCGGAACGTGATGCCGGCGTGGAGCGGAAAGGCAAAGTGGTGCATGTGCGCATGACGGCCATCCGATCGCATTTCGCACCGGACAATATCGAAGGCGTGCAGGTCGGCGACACCGTGCTCTTCCACATCACGAATCTCGAGCAGGACTGGGACATTCCCCACGGCTTCGCGATTCAGGGGGCGATCAATTCCGAGCTGCTCATCATGCCGGGCGAGACGCGCACGCTGAAGTGGATCCCGAAGTCGATCGGCGTCTTCCCGATGTACTGCACCGATTTCTGCTCGGCGCTGCACCAGGAAATGCAAGGCTACGTCCGCGTGTCACCGGTAGGCTCGAGCGTGCCGCTCACGGCGAACACCCTGAAGGCCAAGGGCCAGGTTGCACGGGCAGCGCAGCGCGGGATCACGCTGCCGACGCCGCCGGGATCCAGCGCAGGCGCGGTAGACGCCCATGCTGGCCACCCCACGGGCACACCGAGACCCCGCTGATGCCTGCCTCACTGCGTGCCCGGCTCATGGTGGCGGTTTCGGCCGTCGCCCTGGCCGGCGCGCTCTTCTTCCCCCTGTGGCGCGTGTCCCTGACCGCGCCGCAGTACCCGGAGGGCTTGGGGATGCACATCTGGGCACACACGGTGTCCGGGGTGGAGCCCAACGACCTGCAGAATATCAACGGGTTGAACCACTACATCGGCATGAAGACGATCGTTCCGGAGAGCATCCCGGAGCTGAGGTTCATGCCGGCGGGCATCGTGGCGATGAGCGTGGCCGGGCTGCTGGTTGCCGCCATGGGACGCCGTCGCTGGATCCTGGCGTGGGGGAGCACGTTGCTGCTCTCGGCCGTGGTCGGGCTCGTCGACTTCTGGCGATGGGAGTACGACTACGGACACAACCTTGACCTCGAACACGCGCCGATCCAAGTGCCCGGCATGTCGTATCAGCCACCGCTGATCGGCAGCAAGAAGTTGCTCAACTTCACAGCCACCTCGCTTCCGGCCACGGGCGGACTTCTCGCCATCGCCAGTGTCATCCTCGCCGTCGGCGCGCCTCTGGTGGCGCGCCACGACGACGCCGGCCGCCGGGCATCAAGCACAGCGCACAGCAGAGCGCGGGGCATCGCATGAGCCGTTCACTCACGTCCGTCGCGGTGCTGGTGCTGGCCCTCTCGGCCAGCGCCTGCGGCTCCGGTCCACGTCCACTCGTCGCGGGCGAAGACTCCTGCCGGTACTGTCGTATGACCATTGACGATCCGCGTTTCGGCGCCATGGTGCTGACGGCCCGCGGACGCATCGAGACGTTCGACTCGATCGAATGTCTGGCGGGGTACGTCTCGTCGCTCCCGGCCGCGTCGCCCCCCCGCGCGATCTGGGTGGCGGACGTCGAAAACCCGTCGCGCTGGCTGGACGTGACCCACGCGCGCTTTCTGTACGGCGGCGCATTGCACTCCCCGATGGGACGCCGGCTCGCCGCATTGGATTCAGCGGCCGATATCGACGCCGTGCGTCAGCGGCTCGGTGGGGAGTTGATGACGTGGCCGCAGGTGCTGTTGCTCGTGAAGCAGCAGTCTGTGCCAACGGCGGCACCTGCCCCGTCACCGCAGACCCGGCAATGATCGTTTCACTCGCGCTCTTCGCGACGCTGGCCATAACGCGTGCGGACACGGTGTTCGTGTCGTCGCAGCGCGCGACCACGGCCACCGCATCCGGTAC
Proteins encoded in this region:
- the nosZ gene encoding Sec-dependent nitrous-oxide reductase, giving the protein MVYGFACAPANRPAGAVGSADAANKVYVAPGQHDEFYAFMSGGFNGQIGVYGLPSGRLLKIIPVFSQFPENGWGYSEETKPMLETTFGNIPWDDLHHTALSQTNGEDDGRWIFVNANNTPRVARVDLNTFEASEILQIPNSGGNHGSPFITSNSEYVIASTRFSVPIPQADVPIADYKKAFKGTISFIAANEPGKMDVAFQLLVPGYDYDLARAGKGPSKDWVFLTSYNSEQAYEKLEINASKADKDFIAAINWKSLEACAKNGKAENWPVDYTHNVMDEFSRVARSETKKSVKMLTPQSCPNSIFFLPTPKSPHGADVDPSGEYIVAGGKLATVIPVHSFTKLQQAIKDKAFETEISGIPVLKYEAILAGEVKDPGLGPLHTEFDGKGYAYTSVFISSEIVKWKLGTWEVVDRTPTYYSVGHLMIPGGATTKPAGKYAVALNKITKDRYLPTGPELTQSAQLYDISGEKMKLILDFPTTGEPHYANAILASKIEKQQKKYYSLAENRHPQVAKAERDAGVERKGKVVHVRMTAIRSHFAPDNIEGVQVGDTVLFHITNLEQDWDIPHGFAIQGAINSELLIMPGETRTLKWIPKSIGVFPMYCTDFCSALHQEMQGYVRVSPVGSSVPLTANTLKAKGQVARAAQRGITLPTPPGSSAGAVDAHAGHPTGTPRPR
- a CDS encoding Rrf2 family transcriptional regulator, translated to MRLTRFTDNALRCLLLLGLEPERCITVNEIAERMNMSYEHLVKIVHRLSEFGYVETVRGRHGGVRLGKPAGDIALGTLIQQTEENLALVECFDPEHNTCPISSACRLAGTLDEALHAFFAVLDRKTLADILEPKAELVTLLARREPVAVAVRSA
- a CDS encoding nitrous oxide reductase accessory protein NosL, translating into MSRSLTSVAVLVLALSASACGSGPRPLVAGEDSCRYCRMTIDDPRFGAMVLTARGRIETFDSIECLAGYVSSLPAASPPRAIWVADVENPSRWLDVTHARFLYGGALHSPMGRRLAALDSAADIDAVRQRLGGELMTWPQVLLLVKQQSVPTAAPAPSPQTRQ
- a CDS encoding type 1 glutamine amidotransferase domain-containing protein, whose amino-acid sequence is MSSLGTIAILVGPDYEDLEVWYPKLRLEEAGYHTPLIGNGDALYHGKWGYPATMDGQVADLDPATLCGVVAPGGWAPDKLRRDPAVLSLVRRVFEQGGIVGTICHGPWILISAGIVRGKRMTSSLGIRDDLTNAGALWVDEPAVVDGTIVSARVPKDLPDFTRAMLRALSEPR